The Acidimicrobiales bacterium genome contains a region encoding:
- a CDS encoding crosslink repair DNA glycosylase YcaQ family protein, with product MIRLSAPEARRVALAAQGFADRRPAGRVDARHVRRVLGRVGLLQIDSVNVLVRSHYLPLFSRLGPYPRDVLERLAYEQGALFEYWSHEQSLLPVEAHPLVRWRMARAAAGHTWAGLARFAAEQPAFVESILAEVAERGGLTASALRQPGERSGPWWGWGKGKLALEWLHRAGRLAAVRRPSFERVYDLPERVLPADVLARPTVPETEARKALLVQAARSLGVATAADLADYHRQRVGAVRPLLAELVEEGSLAPARVEGWDAPAYADPAARAPRRVEAAALVSPFDSLVWDRRRTERLFGFHLRLEIYTPAAERRWGYYVLPFLLGDRLVGRVDLKADRRGGALLVHAAHGEAGADPATVCGPLAADLASMASWLGLGTIAVGDRGELAPSLARAVRSRAR from the coding sequence GTGATCCGGCTCTCGGCGCCGGAGGCGCGCCGGGTGGCGCTGGCCGCCCAGGGGTTCGCCGACCGGAGGCCGGCGGGCCGGGTCGACGCCCGCCACGTGCGCCGGGTCCTGGGGCGGGTCGGGCTGCTCCAGATCGACTCGGTCAACGTGCTGGTGCGGTCCCACTACCTGCCGCTGTTCTCCCGGCTCGGCCCCTACCCGAGGGACGTGCTGGAACGGCTTGCCTACGAGCAGGGCGCCCTGTTCGAGTACTGGTCGCACGAGCAGTCGCTCCTCCCGGTGGAGGCCCACCCGCTGGTGCGCTGGCGAATGGCCCGGGCGGCAGCCGGGCACACGTGGGCGGGGCTGGCCCGCTTCGCCGCCGAGCAGCCGGCGTTCGTCGAGTCCATCCTGGCCGAGGTGGCCGAGCGGGGCGGCCTCACCGCGTCGGCGCTGCGCCAGCCCGGCGAGCGCAGCGGCCCGTGGTGGGGGTGGGGCAAGGGCAAGCTGGCCCTCGAGTGGCTCCACCGGGCGGGGCGCCTGGCCGCCGTCCGCCGGCCCAGCTTCGAGCGGGTCTACGACCTTCCCGAGCGGGTCCTGCCCGCCGACGTCCTGGCCCGGCCGACCGTCCCCGAGACCGAGGCCCGCAAGGCGCTGCTCGTGCAGGCGGCCCGGTCCCTCGGCGTGGCGACCGCCGCCGACCTCGCCGATTATCACCGCCAGCGGGTCGGCGCCGTGAGGCCACTCCTGGCCGAGCTGGTCGAGGAGGGCTCGCTGGCGCCGGCCCGGGTGGAGGGCTGGGACGCCCCGGCGTACGCCGACCCGGCGGCCCGTGCCCCCCGGCGGGTGGAGGCGGCCGCCCTGGTCTCGCCCTTCGACTCGCTGGTGTGGGACCGCCGGCGCACCGAGCGCCTCTTCGGCTTCCACCTCCGCCTCGAGATCTACACGCCGGCCGCCGAGCGCCGATGGGGCTACTACGTGCTGCCGTTCCTCCTCGGCGACCGCCTCGTCGGCCGGGTGGACCTCAAGGCCGACCGCCGGGGCGGCGCCCTGCTGGTCCACGCCGCCCACGGCGAGGCGGGAGCGGACCCGGCGACGGTGTGCGGCCCCCTGGCCGCCGACCTGGCCTCGATGGCCTCCTGGCTCGGCCTCGGGACGATCGCCGTGGGCGACCGCGGCGAGCTGGCTCCGTCCCTCGCCCGGGCCGTGCGGAGCAGGGCCCGGTAG
- a CDS encoding urease accessory protein UreD, translating to MLARLDVAVDGDRVVGLSASPPLAAKVLAGIHGPELLLVGAAASLVEGDELAVSLRLGPGARLTVRTAAATLAHPCPGAGSTTFDVHADLGPGASLAWLPEPLVACAGCRHGGRARVRLAAGAAAVWSETLVLGRWGERPGDVAVRLDVDLAGTPLLRDGLRAGPSAPAWDGPAVLDGTRHLGSVALLGLRPRAGPVQRRTVLALAGEGALVRAAGSDAASVERRLAPWRSAFVADLATVVPAGGDGFADGRNGSGNGHRPATPASCEGNAPSLRFGASPKG from the coding sequence TTGCTCGCCCGTCTCGACGTAGCCGTCGACGGCGACCGCGTCGTCGGGCTGTCGGCCTCGCCACCGCTGGCCGCCAAGGTGCTGGCCGGGATCCACGGTCCCGAACTGCTGCTGGTGGGGGCGGCGGCCAGCCTGGTCGAGGGCGACGAGCTCGCGGTGTCCCTGCGCCTGGGGCCGGGCGCCCGCCTCACCGTGCGCACGGCTGCCGCCACCCTGGCCCACCCCTGCCCCGGGGCCGGCTCCACCACGTTCGACGTCCACGCCGACCTCGGCCCCGGCGCATCCCTGGCCTGGTTGCCCGAGCCCCTGGTGGCGTGCGCCGGGTGTCGCCACGGGGGGAGGGCCCGTGTCCGCCTCGCCGCCGGAGCGGCCGCCGTGTGGTCGGAGACGCTCGTGCTCGGGCGGTGGGGCGAACGCCCCGGCGACGTCGCCGTCCGGCTCGACGTCGACCTCGCCGGCACCCCCCTGCTGCGGGACGGGCTCCGGGCCGGCCCGTCCGCCCCCGCCTGGGACGGCCCCGCCGTCCTCGACGGCACCCGCCACCTCGGGTCGGTCGCGCTGCTCGGGCTGCGGCCCCGGGCCGGACCCGTGCAGCGTCGGACCGTGCTTGCCCTGGCCGGTGAGGGCGCGCTCGTGCGCGCCGCCGGCTCCGACGCGGCGTCGGTGGAGCGCCGGCTCGCCCCGTGGAGGTCGGCCTTCGTGGCCGATCTGGCGACCGTCGTGCCCGCGGGAGGGGACGGCTTTGCCGACGGAAGGAACGGGTCAGGCAATGGTCACCGACCCGCCACACCGGCGTCATGTGAGGGCAATGCGCCGTCTCTACGTTTCGGCGCGTCGCCAAAGGGCTGA
- a CDS encoding PadR family transcriptional regulator, giving the protein MISVAAGPHLDHLEACLLLSLAERPAYGYQLKRSLAELDLDVPDLGRIYRTLRSMEERGLVESRWDTGGSGPARRTYELTAAGGDQLQAQAAAVRRSRRALTRFLGRYERLALPHSGAVA; this is encoded by the coding sequence ATGATCTCCGTCGCAGCCGGTCCCCACCTTGACCACCTGGAGGCGTGCCTGCTGCTCTCGCTCGCCGAGCGGCCCGCCTACGGCTACCAGCTGAAGCGGTCGCTCGCCGAGCTCGACCTCGACGTCCCCGACCTCGGGCGGATCTACCGGACGCTGCGCTCGATGGAGGAGCGCGGCCTCGTGGAGTCCAGGTGGGACACGGGGGGGAGCGGGCCCGCCCGCCGCACCTACGAGCTGACCGCCGCCGGGGGCGACCAGCTCCAGGCCCAGGCGGCCGCCGTCCGCCGGTCCAGACGGGCGCTCACCCGGTTCCTCGGGCGCTACGAGCGGCTGGCCCTGCCCCACTCCGGCGCGGTGGCGTGA
- a CDS encoding type 1 glutamine amidotransferase domain-containing protein, with protein MAKVAFVLADDFEDSEFQVPYDRIREAGHQVTVIGPEAGREVRGKKGKAAFTIEATADEVNASDFDALVIPGGYSPDKLRTSPGIVKFVQGMFDGDKPVAAICHAGSLLVEADAVRGRTLTSWPSIRTDLVNAGATWVDQEVVEDGNVITSRKPDDLDAFVGAVLARL; from the coding sequence GTGGCCAAGGTCGCATTCGTGCTGGCGGACGACTTCGAGGACTCGGAGTTCCAGGTCCCCTACGACCGCATCCGAGAGGCCGGTCACCAGGTGACCGTCATCGGCCCCGAGGCGGGCCGCGAGGTCAGGGGCAAGAAGGGGAAGGCGGCGTTCACGATCGAGGCGACGGCCGACGAGGTGAACGCGTCCGACTTCGACGCTCTGGTCATCCCCGGCGGGTACTCGCCGGACAAGCTGCGGACGTCGCCGGGCATCGTCAAGTTCGTGCAGGGCATGTTCGACGGCGACAAGCCCGTCGCCGCCATCTGCCACGCCGGCAGCCTCCTCGTGGAGGCGGACGCCGTCCGGGGCCGGACGCTCACGTCGTGGCCGTCGATCCGGACCGACCTGGTGAACGCCGGCGCCACCTGGGTCGACCAGGAGGTCGTGGAGGACGGGAACGTCATCACCTCCCGCAAGCCCGACGACCTGGATGCCTTCGTGGGGGCCGTGCTCGCCCGGCTGTGA
- the urtB gene encoding urea ABC transporter permease subunit UrtB — protein sequence METFVGNLYIGMTLASILLVVGLGLTFTFGQMGVINMAHGEMIMAGAYVPYVLQTSVLAGAKGAAVLIAFPMAFVAGGLMGVAMDRLLLRRMYGRPLDTLLVTFGMSLVLQQAARDLFGANNKDVVTPTWLRGQWHVFGVTLTHTRLFVLLTVVVTMAAVWVFMSRLAAGRRMRAVMQNRDLAAVSGLRTSRVDATTFFLGSGLAGIAGVAVSLIGPIGTSTGTAYILSAFLVVIVGGFGKLRGAVLAALMLGTLNAFVERSTSSTIGRAAVFAFVILFLQLRPNGIVSFRTRGLAT from the coding sequence ATGGAGACCTTCGTCGGGAACCTCTACATCGGGATGACGCTCGCCTCGATCCTCCTGGTGGTCGGGCTCGGCCTCACCTTCACGTTCGGGCAGATGGGCGTGATCAACATGGCCCACGGCGAGATGATCATGGCCGGCGCCTACGTGCCGTACGTCCTGCAGACGTCGGTGCTCGCGGGGGCGAAGGGCGCCGCCGTGCTCATCGCCTTCCCGATGGCCTTCGTGGCCGGCGGCCTGATGGGCGTGGCGATGGACCGGCTGCTGCTGCGCCGGATGTACGGGCGGCCACTCGACACCCTGCTGGTGACGTTCGGCATGAGCCTCGTCCTCCAGCAGGCGGCCCGGGACCTGTTCGGCGCCAACAACAAGGACGTCGTGACGCCGACGTGGCTCCGCGGCCAGTGGCACGTGTTCGGCGTCACCCTCACCCACACCCGCCTGTTCGTGCTCCTCACCGTCGTCGTGACCATGGCCGCCGTGTGGGTGTTCATGTCCCGCCTGGCCGCCGGGCGCCGGATGCGGGCGGTCATGCAGAACCGCGACCTGGCCGCGGTCAGCGGCCTGCGCACCTCCCGGGTCGACGCCACCACGTTCTTCCTCGGGTCGGGGCTGGCCGGCATCGCGGGCGTGGCGGTGTCGCTCATCGGTCCGATCGGGACCAGCACGGGCACGGCCTACATCCTGAGCGCCTTCCTCGTCGTCATCGTGGGCGGCTTCGGGAAGCTGCGGGGCGCCGTGCTCGCCGCCCTCATGCTGGGGACCCTGAACGCCTTCGTGGAGCGTTCCACCTCGTCCACCATCGGACGCGCCGCCGTCTTCGCGTTCGTGATCCTGTTCCTCCAGTTGCGGCCCAACGGCATCGTGTCGTTCCGGACGAGGGGCCTGGCGACATGA
- the urtE gene encoding urea ABC transporter ATP-binding subunit UrtE, whose translation MNLELQDVRIAYGRAEVVSGVSLEVPRGRVTCLMGRNGVGKTTLLNGVMGLLPLRSGHVRVDGRDVTRLSTPQRARAGIGYVPQGHQVFPHLTARENLVVVLERDRGADPAAVDEALDVFPALRTLLDRPAGLLSGGQAQQLAIARALVGRPALLILDEPTEGIQPSIILEIEDAIARLHAAGMTILLVEQYVEFALRLAQRYAVMEGGLVVHAGDVSAVDPTAFADLLTV comes from the coding sequence GTGAACCTCGAGCTCCAGGACGTCCGCATCGCCTACGGCCGGGCCGAGGTGGTGTCCGGGGTGAGCCTGGAAGTCCCCCGCGGTCGGGTGACGTGCCTCATGGGCCGCAACGGCGTGGGGAAGACCACCCTCCTCAACGGGGTCATGGGCCTCCTGCCCCTGCGGTCCGGGCACGTCAGGGTCGACGGCCGGGACGTGACCCGCCTCTCCACGCCCCAGCGGGCCCGGGCCGGCATCGGGTACGTTCCCCAGGGTCACCAGGTGTTCCCCCATCTCACCGCCAGGGAGAACCTGGTCGTCGTGCTGGAGCGGGACCGCGGCGCGGACCCGGCGGCGGTCGACGAGGCGCTGGACGTCTTCCCCGCCCTGCGCACGCTGCTCGACCGCCCGGCCGGCCTGCTCTCGGGCGGCCAGGCCCAGCAGCTCGCCATCGCCCGCGCGTTGGTCGGCCGGCCGGCGCTGCTGATCCTCGACGAGCCGACCGAAGGCATCCAGCCGTCGATCATCCTCGAGATCGAGGACGCCATCGCCCGCCTCCACGCCGCCGGGATGACGATCCTGCTGGTGGAGCAGTACGTGGAGTTCGCCCTCCGCCTGGCCCAGCGCTACGCCGTCATGGAGGGCGGGCTGGTCGTGCACGCGGGCGACGTGTCGGCCGTGGATCCCACCGCCTTCGCCGACCTGCTCACGGTGTGA
- the idi gene encoding isopentenyl-diphosphate Delta-isomerase, which yields MATASGDATVSHGADPSSDGGAARGRNSASGHDLFRRGPGPVTAGPDIGDVVDRFRAVVDANVSGTVDLLSRVEALVRRAVAQRPASAPPAADVLARLVDAGLSSCAEVSRHLLALLDGLVSVAERAMLPATGEGGNAAADAAAGSAVDLRGDGRPGERVPPAPVAAEADPRAGPVSGTGDEEPGEEVVLVDEEGREVGRSPKLAAHTDPGQLHRAVSVFVFSTAGDLLLQRRAPAKYHFAGRWSNTCCGHPRPGEPVVAAGRRRLVDELGMDCELVEVATFGYEARDDASGLVERELDHLLVGVAGTAPDPRPGEVDAVRWVEPGALAADIAAGPSAYTPWLPGALARVMDARRAQS from the coding sequence TTGGCCACAGCCTCCGGAGACGCCACCGTGTCGCACGGTGCCGACCCGTCCTCCGACGGGGGCGCCGCCCGGGGACGGAACTCGGCCTCGGGCCACGACCTCTTCCGGCGCGGCCCCGGTCCGGTGACGGCCGGGCCCGACATCGGCGACGTGGTCGACCGGTTCCGGGCCGTCGTGGACGCGAACGTGTCCGGCACCGTCGACCTGCTCTCCCGCGTGGAGGCGTTGGTGCGCCGGGCCGTGGCCCAGCGCCCGGCGTCGGCGCCGCCCGCCGCCGACGTCCTGGCCCGGCTCGTCGACGCCGGCCTGTCGTCGTGCGCCGAGGTCAGCCGACACCTCCTGGCCCTGCTCGACGGGCTGGTGTCGGTGGCCGAGCGGGCGATGCTGCCCGCCACCGGCGAGGGCGGGAACGCCGCGGCCGACGCTGCCGCCGGCTCGGCGGTGGACCTGCGGGGGGACGGCCGCCCCGGCGAGCGGGTGCCGCCCGCGCCGGTCGCCGCCGAGGCCGACCCGCGGGCCGGCCCGGTGAGCGGGACGGGCGACGAGGAGCCCGGGGAGGAGGTCGTGCTGGTCGACGAGGAAGGCCGCGAGGTGGGCCGGTCCCCGAAGCTGGCCGCCCACACCGATCCCGGGCAGCTGCACCGGGCCGTGTCCGTCTTCGTCTTCTCGACCGCCGGCGACCTGCTGCTCCAGCGCCGGGCGCCGGCGAAGTACCACTTCGCCGGGCGGTGGTCGAACACGTGCTGCGGCCACCCGCGGCCGGGCGAGCCGGTGGTCGCCGCCGGCCGCCGCCGGCTGGTCGACGAGCTCGGCATGGACTGCGAGCTGGTCGAGGTGGCCACCTTCGGGTACGAGGCCCGCGACGACGCGAGCGGGCTGGTGGAGCGGGAGCTGGACCACCTCCTGGTGGGCGTCGCCGGGACGGCGCCCGACCCCCGCCCCGGCGAGGTGGACGCGGTGCGCTGGGTCGAACCGGGCGCCCTCGCCGCCGACATCGCCGCCGGCCCGAGCGCCTACACCCCGTGGCTGCCGGGGGCGCTGGCCCGGGTGATGGACGCCCGCCGCGCGCAGAGCTGA
- the urtC gene encoding urea ABC transporter permease subunit UrtC, protein MSEIAEAPAEVVEAAEDQLAGAAPAPPRRTPLSALAPRASSPWAGRLAFLAFAGVLFALPGMLGGPTDVRTWAEWLCYAMVAVGLDVAWGYGGMLVLGQGLFFGLGAYAMGMHLSLEQVPDGSLPSFMSLYSDYTELPALWRPFRSFWVSAAVAVLVPVLIAALLGLLVFKRRIRGPFFALLTQATAVIFALVLVGNLELTAGFNGLTGFTTVFGRNKYAPSTSTWLFQVAAGGLLVVLAVAMKVVRSRYGKLLQATRDSEDRVRFLGYDPALVKTFGFAVAAGMAGLAGAVAAPVFGIVSPGQFDAVPSILMVCWVAVGGRGTLWGAVLGALVVNWTRVEVSTARPDDWQYLQGLLFVGVLAFAPGGLAGIARSAWGWLAAVATGSRRRHAGEGPVLGLEPAVEA, encoded by the coding sequence ATGAGCGAGATCGCCGAAGCCCCGGCCGAGGTGGTCGAGGCGGCCGAGGACCAGCTGGCCGGAGCCGCACCCGCTCCACCCCGCCGCACGCCCCTGTCCGCGCTCGCGCCGCGGGCCTCGAGCCCGTGGGCGGGCCGCCTCGCCTTCCTCGCCTTCGCCGGCGTCCTCTTCGCCCTCCCGGGGATGCTGGGCGGCCCCACCGACGTGAGGACGTGGGCGGAGTGGCTCTGCTACGCCATGGTCGCCGTCGGCCTCGACGTGGCGTGGGGCTACGGCGGGATGCTCGTCCTCGGCCAGGGCCTGTTCTTCGGCCTCGGTGCGTACGCCATGGGCATGCACCTGTCGCTCGAGCAGGTCCCGGACGGTTCCCTCCCGTCGTTCATGAGCCTCTACAGCGACTACACCGAGCTGCCCGCGCTGTGGCGCCCGTTCCGGAGCTTCTGGGTCTCGGCGGCCGTGGCCGTCCTCGTCCCGGTGCTGATCGCGGCCCTGCTCGGTCTCCTCGTCTTCAAGCGGCGGATCCGCGGACCGTTCTTCGCCCTGCTCACCCAGGCCACGGCGGTGATCTTCGCCCTCGTCCTCGTCGGCAACCTGGAGCTGACGGCGGGGTTCAACGGGCTCACCGGGTTCACCACCGTGTTCGGCCGCAACAAGTACGCGCCGTCCACGAGCACGTGGTTGTTCCAGGTCGCTGCCGGCGGGCTCCTCGTGGTGCTGGCCGTCGCCATGAAGGTGGTCCGCAGCCGCTACGGCAAGCTGCTCCAGGCCACCCGCGACAGCGAGGACCGGGTGCGCTTCCTCGGATACGACCCCGCCCTGGTGAAGACCTTCGGGTTCGCGGTGGCGGCCGGCATGGCCGGCCTGGCCGGCGCCGTGGCCGCGCCCGTCTTCGGCATCGTGTCGCCCGGGCAGTTCGACGCCGTGCCCTCCATCCTCATGGTCTGCTGGGTGGCGGTCGGCGGGCGGGGGACGCTGTGGGGAGCGGTCCTCGGCGCCCTCGTCGTGAACTGGACGCGGGTCGAGGTGAGCACGGCCCGCCCGGACGACTGGCAGTACCTCCAGGGCCTGCTCTTCGTCGGGGTCCTGGCCTTCGCACCGGGCGGCCTGGCGGGCATCGCCAGGTCGGCCTGGGGCTGGCTGGCGGCGGTCGCGACCGGGTCCCGGCGACGGCATGCGGGCGAAGGGCCGGTGCTGGGGCTGGAGCCGGCGGTGGAGGCGTGA
- the urtA gene encoding urea ABC transporter substrate-binding protein produces MGRRGIAARAGWRRLACTLVVGTLALAACGGSGDDETATGGGTGEASGESVKAGVLHSLSGTMSISEVAVKNASLLAIKEINAAGGVLGRQIEPIVEDGESKPEVFAQKVEKLLTTDDVAVVFGGWTSASRKAMKPVVEGAEGLLFYPVQYEGLEVSPNIFYTGATTNQQIIPALDYMKEQGLINVYLVGSDYVFPRTANKEIKAYAAANGLNILGEDYLQLGDTNVQGIVQKVLDAKPQVVFNTLNGDSNVSFFKELKAKGNTPEKIQTISVSIAEEEVGGVGVDNLVGHLVAWNYYQTTDEPMNARFVEAFKKEYGADKNTADPIEAGYNSVYIWKAAVEKAQTFDKAKVIAAAGGIELDTPEGKLTVHPTNHHVFKTARIGRINAEGLIDEVWNSGKPVEPDPCLDTYAWADGLATGEARAECDAAK; encoded by the coding sequence TTGGGACGACGAGGCATCGCGGCGCGGGCGGGGTGGAGGAGGCTGGCGTGCACGCTGGTCGTCGGGACGCTGGCGCTGGCGGCGTGCGGCGGAAGTGGCGACGACGAGACGGCGACCGGCGGCGGCACCGGGGAGGCGTCCGGAGAGAGCGTGAAGGCCGGGGTGCTGCACTCGCTGAGCGGCACGATGTCGATCAGCGAGGTGGCGGTCAAGAACGCCTCGCTGCTGGCCATCAAGGAGATCAACGCCGCCGGCGGCGTGCTCGGCAGGCAGATCGAGCCCATCGTCGAGGACGGCGAGTCCAAGCCCGAGGTCTTCGCCCAGAAGGTGGAGAAGCTGCTCACCACCGACGACGTCGCCGTGGTGTTCGGCGGGTGGACGTCGGCCAGCCGCAAGGCCATGAAGCCGGTGGTCGAGGGCGCCGAGGGCCTGCTGTTCTACCCGGTCCAGTACGAGGGGCTCGAGGTGTCGCCCAACATCTTCTACACCGGAGCCACGACGAACCAGCAGATCATCCCCGCCCTCGACTACATGAAGGAGCAGGGCCTCATCAACGTCTACCTCGTCGGCTCGGACTACGTGTTCCCGCGTACCGCCAACAAGGAGATCAAGGCGTACGCGGCCGCCAACGGCCTGAACATCCTCGGTGAGGACTACCTCCAGCTGGGCGACACCAACGTCCAGGGCATCGTGCAGAAGGTGCTGGACGCCAAGCCCCAGGTCGTGTTCAACACCCTGAACGGCGACAGCAACGTGTCGTTCTTCAAGGAGCTCAAGGCCAAGGGGAACACGCCGGAGAAGATCCAGACCATCTCGGTGTCGATCGCCGAGGAGGAGGTCGGCGGCGTCGGCGTCGACAACCTGGTCGGCCACCTGGTGGCTTGGAACTACTACCAGACGACCGACGAGCCGATGAACGCCAGGTTCGTCGAGGCGTTCAAGAAGGAGTACGGCGCCGACAAGAACACGGCGGACCCGATCGAGGCCGGGTACAACTCGGTGTACATCTGGAAGGCCGCCGTCGAGAAGGCCCAGACCTTCGACAAGGCGAAGGTCATCGCGGCGGCGGGCGGCATCGAGCTCGACACGCCGGAGGGCAAGCTCACGGTCCACCCGACCAACCACCACGTCTTCAAGACGGCCCGCATCGGCAGGATCAACGCCGAGGGCCTCATCGACGAGGTGTGGAACTCCGGGAAGCCGGTCGAGCCGGACCCGTGCCTCGACACCTACGCCTGGGCGGACGGTCTCGCCACCGGCGAGGCCCGCGCGGAGTGCGACGCCGCCAAGTAG
- a CDS encoding CAP domain-containing protein: protein MPSGGGDGGRATGRRARRAAWSAIVAALCGALVAAASPARAQVPDVEAAFVARIGAERAAAGRSPLSVADDLVAVARRHSATMAAEKRLYHNPALGSQVVNWVKVGENVGTGGTVDNIHAALMASSTHRDEILGAAFTEVGVGVATADGALWVTQVFRLPETAAAAAPPTPSPAPAAVPPPPPPPPTTVARPATPARAAATPAAAAARTAASRSAPAAAAVTVPPSTAPPTSAPAAAVAPTLAPPPGLASPPSIALAPVPVSASAAVPLQSGVAGAGMVAATLLWAVTAGLVRSAVLRPGRRR from the coding sequence ATGCCGAGCGGCGGCGGGGACGGGGGGCGCGCGACGGGACGGCGCGCGCGGCGGGCGGCGTGGTCGGCGATCGTCGCCGCGCTGTGCGGCGCCCTCGTGGCCGCCGCGTCGCCGGCCCGAGCCCAGGTCCCCGACGTCGAGGCCGCGTTCGTGGCCCGCATCGGGGCCGAACGGGCGGCCGCCGGCCGGAGCCCCCTGTCGGTGGCGGACGACCTGGTGGCGGTCGCCCGGCGCCACTCGGCGACCATGGCCGCCGAGAAGCGGCTGTACCACAACCCGGCGCTGGGGAGCCAGGTCGTCAACTGGGTCAAGGTGGGCGAGAACGTGGGCACGGGAGGGACGGTCGACAACATCCACGCCGCCCTCATGGCGTCGTCCACGCACCGCGACGAGATCCTCGGTGCCGCGTTCACCGAGGTCGGGGTGGGCGTCGCCACCGCCGACGGTGCCCTGTGGGTGACGCAGGTCTTCCGGCTCCCGGAGACCGCCGCCGCGGCGGCGCCCCCGACTCCGTCGCCCGCCCCCGCCGCCGTGCCGCCGCCTCCTCCGCCGCCGCCCACCACGGTGGCCCGGCCGGCGACGCCAGCCCGGGCGGCGGCGACCCCGGCGGCGGCCGCCGCCCGGACGGCCGCCTCCCGCTCGGCGCCGGCCGCGGCGGCGGTGACGGTCCCGCCGTCGACCGCTCCGCCCACCTCGGCCCCTGCTGCCGCGGTCGCGCCGACGCTCGCACCGCCGCCCGGCCTGGCATCGCCGCCCTCGATCGCCCTGGCGCCGGTGCCGGTGTCCGCCTCCGCCGCGGTGCCGCTGCAGTCCGGGGTGGCTGGGGCGGGGATGGTCGCCGCGACCCTGCTGTGGGCGGTCACCGCCGGGCTGGTGCGGTCCGCCGTGCTGCGCCCGGGCCGCCGCCGCTGA
- the urtD gene encoding urea ABC transporter ATP-binding protein UrtD encodes MTAELDVRGLTVEFDGFRALDGIDFAVERGELRFLIGPNGAGKTTLVDCISGLTRPSAGDVSFEGRRLNGMPEHRRVRLGIGRSFQTPTVFDTLSVVENLDLAESFRRSALGMLRRRRSVTEGVAATLERVGLVAAADRPAAALSHGQKQWLEIGMLLVQGPKLLLLDEPVAGMSPQERLDTGALLSELAGDHTVVVIEHDMAFLRRFARRVTVMHEGRVVSEGTVDEVQADPVVREVYLGRSRDERSGALASPVADPVLEAVTLASGTDER; translated from the coding sequence GTGACCGCGGAGCTCGATGTCCGCGGCCTCACGGTGGAGTTCGACGGGTTCCGGGCGCTCGACGGAATCGACTTCGCCGTCGAACGGGGCGAGCTGCGGTTCCTCATCGGCCCGAACGGTGCGGGCAAGACCACGCTGGTGGACTGCATCTCCGGGCTCACCAGGCCGTCGGCGGGCGACGTCTCGTTCGAGGGCCGACGGCTGAACGGCATGCCCGAGCACCGGCGGGTGCGGCTCGGGATCGGGCGCAGCTTCCAGACGCCCACCGTCTTCGACACCCTCAGCGTCGTCGAGAACCTCGACCTGGCCGAGTCGTTCCGCCGGTCGGCGCTCGGGATGCTGCGCCGGCGACGCTCGGTCACCGAGGGGGTGGCCGCGACCTTGGAGCGCGTGGGCCTGGTCGCCGCCGCCGACCGGCCCGCCGCCGCCCTCAGCCACGGCCAGAAGCAGTGGCTCGAGATCGGCATGCTGCTGGTGCAGGGGCCCAAGCTGCTGCTGCTCGACGAGCCGGTGGCGGGGATGAGCCCCCAGGAGCGTCTCGACACCGGCGCCCTGCTGAGCGAGCTGGCCGGCGACCACACCGTGGTGGTCATCGAGCACGACATGGCGTTCCTGCGCCGGTTCGCCCGGCGGGTGACGGTCATGCACGAGGGCCGCGTCGTGTCGGAGGGCACCGTCGACGAGGTGCAGGCGGACCCCGTCGTGCGGGAGGTCTACCTCGGAAGGTCGCGCGACGAGCGGTCGGGCGCCCTGGCATCGCCGGTGGCCGACCCCGTCCTGGAGGCCGTGACGCTGGCGAGCGGGACGGACGAGCGGTGA